A segment of the Luteolibacter arcticus genome:
TCGCCTTCGAAGACCTTTCCGCGAAGCGCGACCTGCCGGATGGCAAGAAGGAGAACGAGAACCTCGCGCTCTACACCAAGGCCATGGCCGAGGTGGCCGCGGCGCGGAAGGTCGAGTTCATCGATCTCTTCGAGTCCACTTCCAAGCTCTACGCAACGCTGGACAAGCCATTCACCCGCAATGGATTCCTACCCAGCGACGATGGCTACAAGCTGCTCGGCCCGGCCGTGGTCGACCAGGCCTTCGGCAAGGTCCCGCGCAAGGCCACTGGGAAGCCGGCCAAGATCGTCGAGGCCGTCCGCGACAAGGATTGGTTCTGGTTCAATGACTACCGGATGCTCAATGGCGTCCACGTCGATGGCCGACGCTACAATCCCTTCGGCCCGCAGAACTATCCCTTCGAGACCACGAAGATGCGGGCCATGACCGAGGTCCGCGACCGCGCCGTGTGGGCGATCGCCAATGGCAAGGGCTTCGACCTCAAGACCGCCGACCATTCCACCCCCCCCCTGCCGGAGGTGAAGACCAACTATCAGCCCGGCGGCAAAAACGGCGATCCGGACTACAAGGAAGGCCGCGAGGCGGTGAAGGCGCTCGCCGTGCCGGAAGGCTACAAGGTCGAGCTCTTCGCCTCCGAGAAGGAGTTCCCGAACCTCGCCAACCCGATGCAGATGTCCTTCGACAACAAGGGCCGGCTGTGGGTGGCGACGATGCCCAGCTATCCACACTATCGTCCCGGCGACGAGCGGCCGAATGACAAGATCCTCATCTATGAGGACACCAACAACGACGGCCGCGCCGACAAGGAGACCGTCTTCGCCGACAAGCTGCACCTGCCGATCGGCATCGAGTTCGCGCCCGAGGGCGTCTATGTCGCGCAGGAGCCGCACCTGATGTTGTTCAAGGACACCAATGGCGACGACAAGGCGGACTCCAGCGAGGTCGTGCTGACCGGCTTCTGCACCCACGACACCCACCACGCGGTCAGCGCCTTCTGCGCCGATCCGTCCGGGTCCTTCGTGATGGGCGAGGGCGTCTTCCTCCACTCGAATGTCGAAACGCCCTACGGCCCGGTGCGCGGTGTCGATGGCGGCTTCTTCCGCTTCAGCCCGCAGCGCACGCATCTTGAGCGCACCGCGCAGCTCTCCATCCCGAATCCCTGGGGCATCGCCTTCGATGACTGGGGCCAGGACTTCTTCCTCCACACCTCCGGCCCGGGCATCGAGTGGATGCTGCCGGGCTCGCTCAAGACTCCCTATGGCGTCAAGAACCCGGGCTCACCCAATCTCGCGCCGAAGGGCAACGAGGTCCGCCCGACCTCCGGGCTCGAATTCGTCTCGTCCCGCCATTTCCCGGATGAGGTGCAGGGCGACATGCTGCTCTGCAATGCCATCGGCTTCCTCGGGATCAAGCAGCACAAGATCGAGGACGAACCGACGGGCTACAAGACCACCTTCCGCCAGGACCTGCTGAAGTCGTCCGACGGCAACTTCCGCCCCGCTGACCTTGAGTTCGCGCCGGATGGTTCGCTCTTCGTCATCGACTGGCAGAATGCGCTGATTGGCCACATGCAGCACAATGCCCGCGACCCGCATCGCGACCACGAGCACGGCCGCATCTACCGCATCACCTACCCGTCGCGTCCGC
Coding sequences within it:
- a CDS encoding PVC-type heme-binding CxxCH protein, producing the protein MKQTLLFAMAAIVAQPAAWAATPPKNGEHIVLLGNGLGERFIDHPYFEADLQMRFPDKQLVVRNLCRVGDTPGFRPHPSRKSQWAFPGAEKFHPQHQIHAGQGNHPTPDQWLTTVKADTILAFFGYNESFDGPAGLENFKGELDAFITHTLAQKYNGSAAPRLVLVSPIAFEDLSAKRDLPDGKKENENLALYTKAMAEVAAARKVEFIDLFESTSKLYATLDKPFTRNGFLPSDDGYKLLGPAVVDQAFGKVPRKATGKPAKIVEAVRDKDWFWFNDYRMLNGVHVDGRRYNPFGPQNYPFETTKMRAMTEVRDRAVWAIANGKGFDLKTADHSTPPLPEVKTNYQPGGKNGDPDYKEGREAVKALAVPEGYKVELFASEKEFPNLANPMQMSFDNKGRLWVATMPSYPHYRPGDERPNDKILIYEDTNNDGRADKETVFADKLHLPIGIEFAPEGVYVAQEPHLMLFKDTNGDDKADSSEVVLTGFCTHDTHHAVSAFCADPSGSFVMGEGVFLHSNVETPYGPVRGVDGGFFRFSPQRTHLERTAQLSIPNPWGIAFDDWGQDFFLHTSGPGIEWMLPGSLKTPYGVKNPGSPNLAPKGNEVRPTSGLEFVSSRHFPDEVQGDMLLCNAIGFLGIKQHKIEDEPTGYKTTFRQDLLKSSDGNFRPADLEFAPDGSLFVIDWQNALIGHMQHNARDPHRDHEHGRIYRITYPSRPLVKPAKIAGAPLATLFENLKLPEYRTRYRTRREIRGHSADEVLPALQQWVAKLDPKDSRYEHHRLEALWTTWALNKVDTKLLGELLVSPDYHVRAAAVRVLRYNFRSVPNPAALLSKAANDAEGRVRLESIVAATWLDSGAAKTVVEQASKQPLDRWSQNAAKTAAARLAGRAEEKIEEHPAPAAPKHLIAADQQRYLAGHAIYSREGFCLTCHQADGNGLPSAGFPPLSGSFWVTGSEERLIKVTLHGLMGPLELKGVKYPGQVPMTPFAGMLNDKEVADVLTYVRNSFGNQAAPVTAETVAKVRQAAGTRSFYTPEELLKEHPQEK